In Streptomyces sp. NBC_00448, the following are encoded in one genomic region:
- a CDS encoding ABC transporter substrate-binding protein yields the protein MQRRRLLGLAAGLTSALALTGVSACGGSTAQSKDVTLHLVAADYGDAKTDNSSLVYWNDIVHGFEKQYPDIKVDVQVLSWNDVDDKVAAMVKAGNPPDIAQMGSYADYAAKGQLYSADQLFTVSQQADFIPSLAQAGSVDRTQYGLPWASSSRMFFYNKDLFKHAGIYKAPRTWDDLAADAKLLKADGVKVPYGLPLGPEESQAESLMWMLGANGGITDTVGNYTFDSAENVEAFTWLKKNLVDAKLIGGKDPVKTNRQEVFDDFMSGNAGMINGHPTLLAQARARGVDVGVAPLPGKDGPDQDTLGVADWAMAFKQNGNLDADRKLLRYVYQTKNTVKFLDEYGLLPVTTSASQVMQGEKRDADLVQFLNLLPEAVFYPVDKTSWTKVNDRVKKVIGTAVHSDPKTVLSQLQNFAEVQDGQGLTSQSQ from the coding sequence GTGCAGCGGCGACGACTTCTCGGCCTCGCGGCCGGCCTCACTTCCGCGCTGGCCCTGACGGGTGTCAGCGCCTGCGGCGGCTCCACGGCGCAGAGCAAGGACGTGACGCTGCACCTGGTGGCCGCGGACTACGGCGACGCGAAGACCGACAACAGCTCGCTGGTGTACTGGAACGACATCGTGCACGGCTTCGAGAAGCAGTACCCGGACATCAAGGTCGATGTGCAGGTACTGAGCTGGAACGACGTGGACGACAAGGTCGCCGCCATGGTCAAGGCCGGCAACCCGCCGGACATCGCGCAGATGGGCTCGTACGCCGACTACGCCGCCAAGGGCCAGCTCTACAGCGCCGACCAGCTCTTCACGGTGAGCCAGCAGGCCGACTTCATCCCCTCGCTGGCCCAGGCCGGATCGGTCGACCGCACCCAGTACGGCCTGCCGTGGGCGTCCAGTTCCCGGATGTTCTTCTACAACAAGGACCTGTTCAAGCACGCCGGCATCTACAAGGCGCCCAGGACCTGGGACGACCTCGCCGCCGACGCGAAGCTGCTCAAGGCGGACGGCGTGAAGGTCCCCTACGGGCTGCCGCTCGGCCCGGAGGAGTCGCAGGCGGAGTCCCTGATGTGGATGCTCGGCGCCAACGGCGGCATCACCGACACGGTCGGCAACTACACCTTCGACTCCGCCGAGAACGTCGAGGCGTTCACCTGGCTGAAGAAGAACCTCGTCGACGCGAAGCTGATCGGCGGGAAGGACCCCGTCAAGACCAACCGGCAGGAGGTCTTCGACGACTTCATGTCCGGCAACGCGGGCATGATCAACGGCCACCCGACACTGCTGGCGCAGGCCCGCGCGCGCGGCGTCGACGTCGGTGTCGCGCCGCTGCCGGGCAAGGACGGCCCGGACCAGGACACCCTCGGCGTCGCCGACTGGGCGATGGCCTTCAAGCAGAACGGCAACCTCGACGCCGACCGCAAGCTGCTCCGGTACGTCTACCAGACCAAGAACACGGTCAAGTTCCTCGACGAGTACGGCCTGCTGCCGGTGACCACCTCGGCCTCCCAGGTCATGCAGGGCGAGAAGCGCGACGCCGACCTCGTCCAGTTCCTGAACCTGCTGCCCGAGGCGGTCTTCTACCCGGTGGACAAGACCTCCTGGACGAAGGTGAACGACCGGGTGAAGAAGGTCATCGGCACGGCGGTGCACAGCGACCCGAAGACCGTACTGTCGCAGTTGCAGAACTTCGCGGAGGTCCAGGACGGGCAGGGGCTGACGTCCCAATCGCAGTAG
- a CDS encoding ROK family protein, with amino-acid sequence MRHVIALDVGGTGMKAALVAEDGTLLHQARRPTGRERGAQAVVTAILDFAADLREHGRAEYGQGAVAAGVVVPGIVDAAAGIAVYAANLGWKDLPLRDLLSERLDGLPVALNHDVRAGGLAEGRIGAGNGADRFLFLPLGTGIAGAIGIEGRIEAGAHGYAGEIGHIVVRPGGRECGCGQRGCLEAYASAGAISRTWAAASGDPAADAAACARAVEAGDLAAIEVWREAIDALADGLVTGLTLLDPRMLVIGGGLAEAGDTLFGPLRAAVEARITFQKLPLIVPAALGDTAGCLGAGLLAWDLISVEVSA; translated from the coding sequence GTGAGACATGTCATCGCCCTCGATGTGGGCGGCACCGGGATGAAGGCGGCGCTGGTCGCCGAAGACGGCACGCTGCTGCACCAGGCACGCCGACCGACGGGCCGCGAGCGCGGCGCACAGGCCGTGGTGACCGCGATTCTCGACTTCGCCGCGGACCTGCGCGAGCACGGCCGCGCCGAGTACGGCCAAGGCGCGGTGGCCGCCGGCGTGGTGGTGCCCGGCATCGTGGACGCCGCGGCCGGCATCGCCGTCTACGCCGCCAACCTGGGCTGGAAGGACCTGCCGCTGCGCGACCTGCTCTCCGAGCGGCTGGACGGCCTGCCGGTGGCGCTCAACCACGACGTGCGGGCCGGCGGCCTGGCCGAGGGCCGGATCGGCGCGGGCAACGGCGCCGACCGGTTCCTGTTCCTGCCGCTGGGCACCGGCATCGCCGGCGCCATCGGCATCGAGGGCCGGATCGAGGCCGGCGCGCACGGCTACGCCGGGGAGATCGGCCACATCGTGGTCCGCCCCGGCGGCCGGGAGTGCGGCTGCGGGCAGCGCGGCTGCCTGGAGGCGTACGCCTCGGCCGGCGCGATCTCCCGGACCTGGGCTGCCGCCAGCGGCGATCCGGCCGCCGACGCGGCCGCCTGCGCGCGGGCGGTCGAGGCCGGCGACCTGGCGGCGATCGAGGTGTGGCGGGAGGCGATCGACGCGCTCGCCGACGGCCTGGTCACCGGACTGACCCTGCTCGACCCCCGGATGCTGGTCATCGGCGGCGGCCTCGCCGAGGCCGGCGACACCCTCTTCGGCCCGTTGCGGGCGGCCGTCGAGGCGCGCATCACCTTCCAGAAACTCCCGCTCATCGTCCCTGCCGCGCTGGGAGACACCGCCGGCTGCCTGGGCGCGGGCCTGCTCGCCTGGGATCTGATCTCCGTGGAGGTATCCGCCTGA
- the nagA gene encoding N-acetylglucosamine-6-phosphate deacetylase — protein MAPVTTTQRTVLTGARVVLPSGVVNSGRITVDGTRIAADEQAEQATHDLAGRGYTVVPGFVDIHNHGGGGASFTSGTAEDILTGVRTHREHGTTTVVASTVTENLDALARQAALLSEIVEQGDLAGIHYEGPFISPCRKGAHDPTLLRDPDPATVRKLIEAGRGAVRMVTLAAELPGGIESVRLLADLGVIAAIGHTDADYEQTRQAIDAGATVATHLFNAMPPLHHREPGPISALLEDERITVELINDGTHLHPSVLELAFGSAGAARVAFITDAMDAAGFGDGMYDLGPLKVEVRQGVARLAEGNSIAGSTLTLDTAFKRALTIDGLALTDAVQAISVNPARLLGLSDRIGSLEPGKDADLVVLDEAYDLVGVMRKGAWVVEPPASVSPASPASAAPAERS, from the coding sequence ATGGCCCCCGTAACGACAACGCAGCGCACCGTCCTGACGGGTGCCCGCGTGGTGCTGCCGTCCGGCGTGGTGAACAGCGGCCGGATCACGGTCGACGGCACCCGGATCGCCGCCGACGAGCAGGCCGAGCAGGCCACCCACGACCTGGCCGGGCGCGGCTACACGGTGGTGCCCGGGTTCGTGGACATCCACAACCACGGCGGCGGCGGCGCGTCCTTCACCTCCGGCACCGCCGAGGACATCCTCACCGGCGTGCGCACCCACCGCGAGCACGGCACCACCACGGTGGTCGCCTCCACCGTCACCGAGAACCTCGACGCGCTCGCCCGGCAGGCCGCGCTGCTCTCCGAGATCGTCGAGCAGGGCGACCTGGCCGGCATCCACTACGAGGGCCCGTTCATCTCGCCCTGCCGCAAGGGCGCGCACGACCCGACGCTGCTGCGCGACCCCGACCCGGCGACCGTGCGCAAGCTGATCGAGGCCGGCCGCGGCGCGGTGCGGATGGTCACGCTCGCCGCCGAACTGCCCGGCGGCATCGAGTCGGTACGGCTGCTCGCCGACCTCGGGGTGATCGCCGCGATCGGCCACACCGACGCCGACTACGAGCAGACCCGCCAGGCGATCGACGCGGGCGCGACCGTGGCGACCCACCTGTTCAACGCGATGCCGCCGCTCCACCACCGCGAGCCGGGCCCGATCTCGGCGCTGCTGGAGGACGAGCGGATCACGGTGGAGCTGATCAACGACGGCACCCACCTGCACCCGTCCGTGCTCGAACTCGCCTTCGGCAGCGCCGGCGCCGCCCGGGTCGCGTTCATCACCGACGCGATGGACGCGGCCGGCTTCGGCGACGGGATGTACGACCTCGGGCCGTTGAAGGTCGAGGTACGGCAGGGCGTGGCGCGGCTGGCGGAGGGCAACTCGATCGCCGGGTCGACGCTCACCCTGGACACCGCGTTCAAGCGCGCGCTCACCATTGACGGGCTCGCGCTCACCGACGCCGTGCAGGCGATCTCGGTCAACCCGGCCCGGCTGCTGGGCCTGTCGGACCGGATCGGCTCGCTGGAGCCCGGCAAGGACGCGGACCTGGTGGTGCTGGACGAGGCGTACGACCTGGTGGGCGTCATGCGCAAGGGCGCGTGGGTGGTCGAGCCGCCCGCTTCCGTCTCCCCTGCGTCCCCCGCCTCGGCCGCTCCCGCCGAGCGGTCGTAG
- a CDS encoding 1-phosphofructokinase family hexose kinase → MIITVTLNSALDVTYRVPSLIPHATHRVLEAVERPGGKGLNVARVLAALGHRATVTGFAGGPAGDELRRGLAAVPHADRLTDALVPVAGSTRRTVGVVDAATGDTTMFNEPGPTVGPAEWAAFLDVYRELLAGPDTEAVALCGSLPPGLAVGAYAELVREARAAGVYVLLDTSGEPLRRGLAARPDLIKPNAAELAGLTGFSEPARAAHDTRRRGARGVAASLGADGMLAVTEDGAWRALPPGRLAGNPTGAGDSAVAGLLSGHVEGLPWPDRLARAVALSAATVLAPAAGEYDEAGYEELLPKVEVVPAG, encoded by the coding sequence GTGATCATCACCGTCACGCTCAACAGCGCCCTGGATGTGACCTACCGGGTCCCGTCCCTGATACCGCATGCCACCCACCGGGTGCTGGAGGCGGTGGAACGGCCCGGCGGCAAGGGACTCAACGTCGCCCGCGTGCTCGCCGCGCTCGGCCACCGCGCCACCGTCACCGGCTTCGCCGGCGGCCCGGCCGGCGACGAGCTGCGCCGCGGCCTCGCGGCGGTGCCGCACGCGGACCGGCTCACCGACGCCCTGGTGCCGGTGGCCGGCAGCACCCGGCGCACGGTCGGCGTGGTGGACGCGGCCACCGGCGACACCACCATGTTCAACGAGCCCGGGCCGACCGTCGGCCCCGCCGAGTGGGCGGCCTTCCTCGACGTCTACCGCGAGTTGCTCGCCGGCCCCGACACCGAGGCGGTCGCGCTGTGCGGGAGCCTGCCGCCGGGCCTGGCGGTCGGCGCGTACGCCGAACTGGTCCGGGAGGCGCGCGCGGCGGGCGTCTACGTGCTGCTCGACACCAGCGGCGAGCCGCTGCGCCGCGGCCTTGCCGCCCGCCCCGACCTGATCAAGCCCAACGCGGCCGAGCTGGCCGGGCTCACCGGCTTCTCCGAGCCCGCCCGCGCGGCCCACGACACCAGGCGGCGGGGCGCCCGCGGGGTGGCCGCGTCGCTCGGCGCCGACGGGATGCTCGCGGTCACCGAGGACGGCGCCTGGCGGGCCCTGCCGCCGGGCCGGCTGGCGGGCAACCCCACCGGCGCCGGCGACTCGGCGGTCGCCGGGCTGCTGTCCGGGCACGTGGAGGGGCTGCCGTGGCCGGACCGGCTGGCCCGCGCGGTCGCCCTGTCGGCGGCGACCGTGCTGGCACCGGCCGCCGGGGAGTACGACGAGGCCGGGTACGAGGAGCTGCTGCCGAAGGTGGAGGTCGTCCCGGCGGGGTAG
- a CDS encoding carbohydrate-binding protein has protein sequence MTAGNDGTPENDDPFAYLYRSEGDDQPDPAGGQPAAGQPGVPRTSYHQVQRVGERRPATGGYGYPPQAPPQQQGGGYGYPPQAPYGYDQGRQQYAGQYGGPTAQYPQAQGQPQQSGPPPYDPQQGPPGGRRAGGPGGQDGSGAPNRRGLLIAAVAVVAAVAIGIAFAMTNSSGDKKKQADDKPTGATSASTAPSQSASPSATPAPFDSKKVDASTLALSGGAAKSTEHPGANASGGTYVDSMGTQGATVSWTVVVPKDDAYTYFVSYANAGPDATLTLGVNGKPRTDPVKLKNYGNATDWAKAWNMTTFNYVNLKKGANVLTLSCTPADSNCGANLDQVWLKEGAVTK, from the coding sequence ATGACTGCCGGAAACGACGGCACGCCGGAGAACGACGACCCGTTCGCGTATCTCTACCGGTCGGAGGGCGACGACCAGCCCGACCCGGCCGGCGGCCAGCCGGCGGCCGGACAGCCCGGCGTGCCCCGCACCTCGTACCACCAGGTGCAGCGGGTCGGTGAGCGGCGCCCGGCGACCGGTGGCTACGGCTACCCGCCGCAGGCCCCGCCCCAGCAGCAGGGCGGCGGTTACGGCTACCCGCCCCAGGCGCCGTACGGCTACGACCAGGGCCGGCAGCAGTACGCGGGCCAGTACGGCGGCCCGACCGCGCAGTACCCGCAGGCGCAGGGCCAGCCGCAGCAGTCCGGCCCTCCGCCGTACGACCCGCAGCAGGGCCCGCCCGGGGGCCGCAGGGCCGGTGGGCCGGGCGGCCAGGACGGCTCCGGCGCCCCGAACCGCAGGGGCCTGCTCATCGCGGCCGTCGCGGTGGTCGCCGCCGTCGCGATCGGCATCGCGTTCGCGATGACCAACAGCTCGGGCGACAAGAAGAAGCAGGCCGACGACAAGCCGACCGGCGCGACCAGCGCGAGCACCGCGCCGAGCCAGTCCGCGTCGCCGTCCGCGACCCCGGCGCCGTTCGACTCGAAGAAGGTCGACGCGTCCACGCTCGCGCTGAGCGGCGGCGCCGCGAAGAGCACCGAGCACCCGGGCGCGAACGCGTCGGGCGGCACCTACGTCGACAGCATGGGCACCCAGGGCGCCACGGTGAGCTGGACGGTGGTCGTGCCGAAGGACGACGCCTACACGTACTTCGTCAGCTACGCGAACGCCGGCCCCGACGCCACCCTCACCCTCGGCGTGAACGGCAAGCCGCGCACCGACCCGGTGAAGCTCAAGAACTACGGCAACGCCACCGACTGGGCGAAGGCGTGGAACATGACGACCTTCAACTACGTGAACCTGAAGAAGGGCGCCAACGTCCTGACGCTCTCCTGCACCCCGGCCGACAGCAACTGCGGGGCCAACCTCGACCAGGTGTGGCTCAAGGAGGGCGCGGTCACGAAGTAG
- a CDS encoding SAM-dependent methyltransferase yields the protein MELALYGPGGFFRRERPADHFRTSVHASALFAGAVAELLARVDTALGHPAELDFVDMAAGSGELAAGVLAALPPSLAARVRVHAVERSARPAGLDPRVAWTAEPPAGARGLLFANEWLDNVPLPVAAPGPDGHAHYVEVRRADGAERLGARVSGEDARWLERWWPLGAGGGPDRRAEIGRDREVAWRRAVAALAAGLAVAVDYGHTAAARPALGTLTGYRDGRQAVAVPDGTMDLTAHVAMDALPGTLTTQREALHALGVRGQRPPLALAAQDAPAYLRALAAATEAAELTAKGGLGDFLWLTTPVGAGCADLLRPPAAD from the coding sequence ATGGAGCTGGCACTCTACGGCCCCGGTGGATTCTTCCGCCGGGAGCGGCCCGCCGACCACTTCCGCACCTCCGTGCACGCGTCTGCGCTGTTCGCCGGCGCCGTGGCGGAACTCCTCGCCCGGGTGGACACCGCGCTCGGCCACCCCGCGGAGCTGGACTTCGTCGACATGGCGGCGGGCTCGGGCGAACTCGCCGCCGGTGTGCTGGCCGCTCTCCCGCCGTCGCTCGCGGCCCGCGTGCGCGTGCACGCCGTCGAGCGCTCCGCCCGCCCGGCCGGGCTCGACCCCCGTGTCGCCTGGACCGCCGAACCTCCCGCGGGTGCGCGCGGCCTGCTGTTCGCCAACGAATGGCTGGACAACGTTCCCCTGCCGGTCGCCGCGCCCGGCCCCGACGGCCACGCCCACTATGTCGAGGTGCGGCGGGCGGACGGCGCGGAACGCCTGGGCGCCCGGGTGAGCGGTGAGGACGCGAGGTGGCTGGAGCGGTGGTGGCCGCTGGGCGCGGGCGGCGGGCCCGACCGGCGTGCGGAGATCGGCCGCGACCGTGAGGTGGCCTGGCGGCGGGCCGTCGCCGCGCTGGCCGCGGGCCTGGCGGTGGCGGTGGACTACGGCCACACCGCGGCGGCCCGCCCGGCGCTGGGCACCCTGACGGGGTATCGCGACGGCCGCCAGGCCGTCGCCGTGCCGGACGGCACGATGGACCTGACCGCGCACGTGGCGATGGACGCGCTCCCGGGCACCCTGACCACGCAGCGCGAGGCACTGCACGCCCTGGGGGTGCGCGGGCAGCGGCCCCCGCTCGCCCTGGCCGCGCAGGACGCGCCCGCCTATCTGCGGGCGCTGGCCGCCGCCACGGAAGCGGCGGAGCTGACCGCGAAGGGCGGCCTCGGCGACTTCCTGTGGCTCACCACGCCCGTCGGTGCGGGGTGCGCGGACCTGCTGCGGCCGCCGGCCGCGGACTGA
- a CDS encoding serine/threonine-protein kinase: MASIGIRPLGEDDPRRLGPYRLLWRLTTGGMGRIYLARPQREGPLVAVKTLLAEGVVSEPDRKRFAREVDLARRVDSSYTARLLDADARAERPWMAIDYVPAPSLGDLVRAAGPLPPEALPWLAAGTVQALLALHDKGVVHRDVKPQNILLPLTGPLVIDFGISHAIDKTTTSLTLGTIDYTSPEQALGRRSTQASDVFSLGATLFHLAVGRAPYPETDDGPLQRLARVQSGTLDLSGLPPALAPLIHPTLAAEPEARPTLGELLVRFIDEADRAPAARGAQHRLPVRWTALIDAYEAHGRALDLDEGGAVAMADEHTRPLPPPAPTLVDTRERAARREREEQARQAREQRERELRELAAATRAKAAEAERQRRAEQEAAEAAAAAEAARKKAERETAEREKAERRRAEQRRVEQRRAEELAAERRRAEQKKAEQRKADQRAAERRAAAAKAKQGESGCMLLATVVLLVALVAWHPWTGHHGSGSTAGATGASSGTPFSSGGSGLSSDDPNSDNANSASDSTGGDAGTASGGGSDDSDGSVGSSDGSDGDTVPDTTPPAPTTTTPPPDPTEEAFKAVPVGDCLPVYDTGRGGSTIAWSASVPPSPVSCSGQWGGLVQVTSRTSGSCPSGTGKSSWSYYSASSGDTTRLCLTRVFLPHYCLLGTQSGDSISIGPMTAVDCTAKQVPVPYNQVMWISGVYRAPSGASANNCVRGASDRTRYWAWLVNDGSTLLCTTIYQSG, translated from the coding sequence ATGGCCAGTATCGGCATCAGGCCGCTCGGCGAGGACGACCCGAGGCGGCTCGGACCGTACCGGCTGCTGTGGCGGCTGACCACCGGCGGCATGGGGCGGATCTACCTGGCCAGGCCCCAGCGGGAGGGCCCGCTCGTCGCGGTCAAGACGCTGCTGGCGGAAGGCGTGGTCAGCGAACCCGACCGCAAGCGCTTCGCCCGCGAGGTGGACCTGGCCCGGCGGGTGGACAGTTCCTACACCGCCCGCCTGCTCGACGCCGACGCCCGGGCCGAACGGCCCTGGATGGCCATCGACTACGTGCCCGCGCCGTCGCTGGGCGACCTGGTCCGCGCGGCGGGCCCGCTGCCGCCCGAGGCGCTGCCCTGGCTGGCGGCCGGCACCGTACAGGCCCTGCTGGCCCTGCACGACAAGGGCGTCGTGCACCGCGACGTCAAACCCCAGAACATCCTGCTGCCGCTGACCGGGCCGCTGGTCATCGACTTCGGCATCTCGCACGCGATCGACAAGACCACCACCTCGCTGACGCTGGGCACCATCGACTACACCTCGCCCGAGCAGGCACTCGGCCGGCGCTCCACCCAGGCTTCGGACGTGTTCTCGCTGGGCGCGACCCTCTTCCACCTCGCGGTCGGCCGCGCGCCCTACCCGGAGACCGACGACGGCCCGCTGCAACGGCTGGCCCGGGTGCAGAGCGGCACCCTCGACCTGTCCGGTCTGCCGCCGGCGCTGGCCCCGCTGATCCACCCGACCCTGGCCGCGGAACCGGAGGCGCGCCCCACCCTCGGCGAACTCCTGGTGCGCTTCATCGACGAGGCCGACCGGGCGCCCGCGGCGCGTGGCGCGCAGCACCGGCTGCCGGTGCGCTGGACGGCGCTGATCGACGCGTATGAGGCGCACGGGCGGGCGCTGGACCTGGACGAGGGCGGCGCCGTCGCGATGGCCGACGAGCACACCCGCCCGCTGCCACCCCCGGCGCCCACCCTCGTGGACACCCGGGAGCGGGCGGCCCGCCGGGAGCGGGAGGAGCAGGCCCGCCAGGCGCGCGAGCAGCGGGAGCGGGAGCTGCGCGAGCTGGCCGCGGCGACGCGGGCGAAGGCGGCCGAGGCCGAGCGGCAGCGGCGGGCCGAACAGGAGGCGGCGGAAGCGGCGGCCGCCGCCGAGGCGGCCCGGAAGAAGGCCGAGCGCGAGACGGCGGAACGCGAGAAGGCCGAGCGGCGCAGAGCGGAACAGCGCCGGGTGGAGCAGCGCAGAGCCGAGGAACTGGCCGCCGAGCGGCGCAGAGCCGAGCAGAAGAAGGCCGAGCAGCGCAAGGCCGACCAGCGCGCGGCCGAACGCCGTGCCGCCGCGGCCAAGGCGAAGCAGGGGGAGTCCGGCTGCATGCTGCTGGCGACCGTCGTGCTCCTCGTCGCGCTGGTGGCCTGGCATCCGTGGACCGGCCACCACGGCTCGGGCTCGACCGCCGGCGCGACGGGCGCCTCGTCGGGAACCCCGTTCTCGTCCGGCGGGAGCGGCCTTTCGTCCGACGACCCGAACAGCGACAACGCCAACTCCGCGTCGGACAGCACCGGCGGCGACGCCGGCACCGCGTCGGGCGGCGGCTCGGACGACTCGGACGGCTCGGTCGGCAGCTCGGACGGCTCGGACGGCGACACCGTCCCGGACACGACGCCTCCCGCGCCCACCACCACGACCCCGCCACCCGACCCGACCGAGGAGGCGTTCAAGGCCGTCCCGGTCGGCGACTGCCTGCCGGTCTACGACACCGGCCGCGGCGGCAGCACCATCGCGTGGAGCGCCTCCGTCCCACCGAGCCCGGTGTCCTGCTCGGGCCAGTGGGGCGGCCTGGTCCAGGTCACCAGCCGCACCAGCGGCAGTTGCCCGAGCGGCACCGGCAAGTCGTCGTGGAGCTACTACTCCGCGTCCTCGGGCGACACCACGCGGCTGTGCCTCACCCGCGTCTTCCTCCCGCACTACTGCCTGCTCGGCACGCAGTCCGGCGACTCCATCAGCATCGGCCCGATGACGGCCGTGGACTGCACCGCGAAGCAGGTCCCGGTGCCGTACAACCAGGTCATGTGGATATCGGGCGTCTACCGGGCCCCGTCGGGCGCCTCCGCGAACAACTGCGTGCGGGGGGCGAGCGACCGGACCCGGTACTGGGCCTGGCTGGTGAACGACGGCAGCACGCTGCTGTGCACGACGATCTACCAGTCCGGCTGA
- a CDS encoding NAD-dependent epimerase/dehydratase family protein: MELLVLGGTEFVGRAVVEDAVERGWGVTVFNRGNREVPRGVRGLRGDRAKGELGELAAGEWDAVVDTWSGDPAAVRDAVRVLGGRVGRYGYVSSRSVYAYPAGAGLDEDGALVDGKGDDYADVKRAGEMAAQEAYGDAALLVRAGLILGPYENIGRLPWWLRRIARGGEVLAPGPRESALQYIDVRDLAGWTLDALAAGLGGPYNLVSPPGHTTMGELLETCVRVTGSDAALRWVAPEVVEAAGIEPWTDLPVWLPPGELHDTLHRGDVRKALGAGLRCRPVGETVADTWRWLEGIGGVAPQRPDREPVGLDPEVERGVLDGLDGLGELAG, translated from the coding sequence ATGGAACTACTTGTGCTGGGTGGGACGGAGTTCGTCGGGCGGGCCGTGGTCGAGGACGCGGTGGAGCGCGGGTGGGGGGTGACGGTGTTCAACCGGGGAAACCGGGAGGTGCCGCGGGGAGTGCGGGGCCTGCGCGGGGACCGGGCGAAGGGGGAGTTGGGGGAACTGGCCGCGGGGGAGTGGGACGCGGTGGTGGACACGTGGTCGGGGGACCCGGCTGCGGTGCGGGACGCGGTCCGGGTGCTGGGCGGGCGGGTCGGCCGGTACGGATACGTGTCGAGCCGGTCGGTGTACGCGTATCCGGCGGGCGCGGGCCTGGACGAGGACGGCGCGCTGGTCGACGGCAAGGGCGACGACTACGCCGACGTGAAGCGGGCCGGCGAGATGGCGGCGCAGGAGGCGTACGGCGACGCGGCGCTGCTGGTGCGGGCCGGGCTGATCCTGGGGCCGTACGAGAACATCGGGCGGCTGCCGTGGTGGCTGCGGCGGATCGCCCGCGGCGGTGAGGTACTGGCGCCCGGGCCGCGGGAGTCGGCCCTGCAGTACATCGACGTACGGGACCTGGCCGGCTGGACGCTCGACGCGCTGGCCGCAGGCCTCGGCGGCCCGTACAACCTGGTCAGCCCGCCCGGGCACACCACAATGGGCGAGCTGCTGGAGACGTGCGTGCGGGTGACCGGCTCGGACGCGGCGCTGCGCTGGGTGGCGCCGGAAGTGGTCGAGGCGGCCGGGATCGAGCCGTGGACGGACCTGCCGGTGTGGCTGCCGCCGGGCGAGCTGCACGACACGCTGCACCGCGGCGACGTGCGGAAGGCGCTGGGCGCGGGCCTGCGGTGCCGTCCGGTCGGGGAGACCGTCGCGGACACCTGGCGCTGGCTGGAGGGCATCGGCGGGGTGGCGCCCCAGCGGCCGGACCGCGAGCCGGTGGGACTCGACCCGGAGGTGGAGCGCGGGGTGCTCGACGGGCTCGACGGGCTCGGCGAACTCGCCGGCTGA